A single region of the Chitinophaga niabensis genome encodes:
- the nagB gene encoding glucosamine-6-phosphate deaminase, with protein sequence MTINHQEIELIDSFEQISVDIHPTAKDGSKAVAKEIAALIREKQAAKEPAVLGLATGSTPKYLYAELVRLHKEEGLSFKNVVTFNLDEYYPIEPDALQSYNRFMKEQLFNHIDIPEGNYHVPDGTIPKEQIKAYAEAYERKIEEAGGIDIQILGIGNNGHIGFNEPGANINSHTRLVTLDNSTRLANAYEFSNMSAVPRLAVTMGINTIMKAKKVILLAWGSHKAKIVCRSVEGHSTDQVPASLLQQHRNCTFVIDEQAGAELTRNKEPWLTGDCEWTPKLIRKAVTSLALKLNKPILMLTDKDYNNNGLNDLIVQYGSAYELNIKEFNAIRDTITGWPGGKPGTQLPNHPERSQPEHKRALIFSPHPDDDIISMGGTFIRLHEQGHDVHVAYQTSGNIAVTDEFLLRFIDFAVGFEGMFDIDRSKSSQILEDAKAFIQIKKPSQKDTAEIRAIKGLIRRCEAKATCRYVGIKEENAHFQNLPFYETGLVEKKPMGEEDVQLTVDLLRQLKPQQIFCAGDLADPHGTHKVCLDVIFEALNRLKHEEWMKDCWVWLYKGAWQEWDIHEIEMAVPMSPDQIMQKRLGIFIHQSQKDVVPFQGTDAREFWQRAEERNANTADLYDRLGLQKYAAMEAFVRYHF encoded by the coding sequence ATGACCATTAATCACCAGGAAATTGAACTGATAGACAGTTTTGAGCAGATTTCCGTGGACATCCACCCTACAGCAAAGGACGGATCGAAAGCAGTGGCAAAGGAAATTGCCGCCCTCATCCGTGAGAAACAAGCAGCAAAAGAGCCAGCAGTGCTGGGTTTAGCTACCGGATCAACACCCAAATACCTGTATGCTGAATTGGTACGCCTCCACAAAGAAGAAGGCCTCAGTTTTAAGAACGTGGTAACCTTTAACCTGGATGAGTACTACCCCATTGAACCGGATGCTTTACAGAGCTACAACCGCTTCATGAAAGAACAATTATTCAATCATATTGATATCCCGGAAGGGAACTACCATGTTCCGGATGGCACCATCCCCAAGGAGCAGATCAAAGCCTACGCAGAAGCCTACGAACGTAAGATAGAAGAAGCTGGTGGCATCGATATCCAGATCCTGGGCATCGGCAACAACGGCCACATCGGTTTTAACGAACCGGGTGCTAACATTAACTCCCACACCCGCCTGGTTACATTGGATAATTCCACCCGCCTGGCCAACGCATATGAATTTTCTAATATGAGCGCCGTTCCCCGTCTGGCAGTGACCATGGGGATCAACACTATCATGAAAGCCAAAAAGGTGATCCTGCTGGCATGGGGTTCTCATAAAGCCAAGATCGTTTGCCGCTCTGTAGAAGGCCACAGCACTGACCAGGTGCCGGCTTCCCTCCTCCAGCAGCATCGCAATTGCACATTTGTAATAGACGAGCAGGCAGGAGCAGAACTGACCCGGAATAAAGAGCCCTGGCTCACCGGCGACTGCGAATGGACGCCTAAGCTGATCCGCAAAGCCGTAACCAGCCTGGCCCTGAAACTGAATAAGCCTATCCTGATGCTTACAGATAAGGACTATAACAATAATGGTCTGAACGATCTTATTGTACAATATGGTTCTGCCTATGAGCTGAACATCAAAGAATTCAACGCAATCCGGGATACCATTACCGGCTGGCCTGGTGGAAAACCCGGTACCCAGCTGCCTAATCATCCTGAACGTTCCCAACCGGAACATAAACGCGCCCTGATCTTCTCTCCCCACCCGGATGATGATATCATTTCCATGGGCGGTACTTTCATCCGCCTGCACGAACAGGGGCATGATGTACACGTTGCTTACCAGACTTCCGGTAACATCGCTGTAACGGATGAATTCCTGCTGCGTTTCATCGACTTCGCCGTAGGTTTTGAAGGAATGTTCGATATAGACAGAAGCAAAAGCTCCCAGATCCTGGAAGATGCGAAAGCCTTCATTCAGATCAAGAAGCCCAGCCAGAAAGATACTGCCGAGATCCGCGCCATTAAAGGTCTGATCCGTCGTTGTGAAGCAAAGGCCACTTGCCGCTATGTAGGTATCAAAGAAGAGAATGCTCATTTCCAGAACCTGCCTTTCTACGAAACCGGCCTTGTTGAAAAGAAACCAATGGGAGAAGAGGATGTTCAACTCACAGTAGACCTCCTTCGCCAGTTGAAACCACAACAGATCTTCTGTGCCGGCGACCTTGCAGATCCGCATGGTACCCACAAAGTTTGCCTGGATGTGATCTTTGAAGCCCTCAACAGGCTGAAACATGAAGAATGGATGAAGGATTGCTGGGTATGGCTGTACAAAGGCGCATGGCAGGAATGGGATATTCATGAAATTGAAATGGCAGTGCCCATGAGCCCTGACCAGATCATGCAAAAACGCCTGGGTATCTTCATTCACCAAAGTCAGAAAGACGTTGTGCCGTTCCAGGGAACAGATGCACGTGAGTTCTGGCAACGTGCGGAAGAACGTAACGCCAATACTGCAGACCTGTACGACCGCCTCGGTTTACAGAAGTATGCAGCCATGGAAGCATTCGTTCGCTACCACTTCTGA
- a CDS encoding glycoside hydrolase family 20 protein produces MTIKRLLHMAACCAALGFASCSQTGDASTAPKAKVSIIPLPVRLTEVADSFLLDKQTVLVAASPEDRQTAALFNTFLKELSGYELKVQDSGTQNAIVFKSGPEELPGNMLTPGLKETYALKVGKDNIIVRGDDAAGTFYGMQTLIQLVPLQKAKAFWIAGVDIYDQPRFPYRGLHLDVGRHFFPVEFVKKYIDLMAMHKMNTFHWHLTDDQGWRIEIKKYPRLQEIASRRKETMMGHYNDQKYDGKPYGGFYTQEQIRDVVKYAAERYVTVIPEIEMPGHALAALTAYPHLGCTGGPYEVGTRWGVYDDVYCAGNDSVFTFNQDVLDEVMLLFPSKYIHIGGDESPKVRWEKCPKCQKRMKDEGLKDEHALQSYFIQRIEKYLNSKGRQIIGWDEILEGGLAPNATVMSWRGIEGGIAAAKQHHDVIMTPGNYCYLDHYQSQGKNEPLAIGGFTPVSEVYSYEPVPDELSREEARLIRGAQGNVWTEYMKNSEHVEYMVYPRAIALAEVLWTPKEKKNYDNFLERLKTHLPLLAMKGVNYAKHVFEVRGVVESDGKGGVQVKLDSKLDGGKITFTLDSSGPTAASAAYTAPIPVQQTGVVRAAVFQDGKQYGNEFYQAFVLHKAVGKNVTLAKPPHQSYNPGSAFALVNGIEGVKAYNDNQWTGYSGDNLEAVVDLGDSTEIKQVGLNTLSFKDQWIYPPKQVTFLVSADGKNYKEVYKETTFDGNGIIKLRHAVTDVKARYVKVIALNAGKIPTGAQGAGNPAWLFVDEIIIN; encoded by the coding sequence ATGACCATAAAAAGATTATTACACATGGCTGCATGCTGTGCTGCATTAGGATTTGCCTCCTGCTCTCAAACAGGGGATGCCTCCACAGCACCGAAAGCCAAAGTGAGCATCATCCCTTTACCCGTAAGGCTCACAGAAGTTGCGGATTCTTTCCTGCTGGACAAGCAGACAGTATTGGTAGCAGCTTCTCCTGAAGACAGGCAAACAGCTGCCCTTTTCAATACCTTCCTGAAAGAATTGAGTGGTTATGAATTGAAAGTACAGGACAGTGGTACCCAAAACGCCATTGTTTTCAAAAGCGGGCCGGAAGAACTACCAGGTAATATGTTAACACCTGGTTTGAAGGAAACATATGCGCTGAAAGTGGGGAAAGATAATATCATCGTCAGGGGTGATGATGCAGCTGGTACATTCTACGGTATGCAAACCCTTATCCAGTTGGTACCACTGCAGAAAGCAAAAGCATTCTGGATAGCCGGCGTTGACATTTACGATCAGCCCCGTTTCCCCTATCGTGGTTTGCACCTGGATGTGGGCAGGCATTTCTTTCCTGTGGAATTCGTCAAGAAATACATTGACCTGATGGCGATGCACAAGATGAACACTTTCCACTGGCACCTTACAGACGATCAGGGCTGGCGGATAGAGATCAAAAAATATCCCAGGCTGCAAGAAATAGCTTCCCGCCGCAAAGAAACCATGATGGGCCATTACAACGATCAGAAGTATGATGGCAAACCTTATGGCGGTTTCTATACACAGGAACAGATCAGGGACGTGGTGAAATATGCTGCAGAAAGATATGTGACCGTGATCCCGGAAATTGAAATGCCCGGCCATGCACTCGCAGCGTTAACCGCATATCCTCACCTGGGTTGTACAGGCGGGCCATATGAAGTAGGTACCCGTTGGGGCGTATATGATGATGTGTATTGCGCGGGCAACGATTCAGTATTTACTTTCAACCAGGATGTATTGGATGAAGTAATGCTGCTTTTCCCCAGCAAATACATTCATATCGGCGGAGATGAAAGTCCAAAGGTACGTTGGGAGAAATGCCCTAAGTGCCAGAAGCGCATGAAGGATGAAGGACTGAAAGACGAACATGCGTTACAGAGCTATTTCATTCAGCGCATTGAAAAATACCTCAACAGCAAAGGCCGCCAGATCATTGGCTGGGACGAGATCCTGGAAGGTGGTCTTGCCCCTAACGCTACCGTAATGAGCTGGCGCGGAATTGAAGGAGGTATTGCCGCAGCAAAACAACATCACGATGTGATCATGACGCCCGGCAATTATTGTTACCTGGACCACTACCAATCCCAGGGTAAAAACGAACCTTTGGCCATTGGTGGTTTCACACCCGTAAGTGAAGTATATTCTTACGAACCTGTTCCGGATGAACTCAGCAGAGAAGAAGCCAGGCTCATCCGTGGTGCACAAGGCAATGTATGGACGGAATATATGAAGAACTCCGAACATGTAGAATACATGGTATACCCACGTGCTATTGCATTAGCCGAGGTACTCTGGACGCCGAAAGAAAAGAAGAACTACGATAACTTCCTGGAACGCTTAAAAACACATCTGCCATTGCTGGCCATGAAAGGTGTGAATTATGCCAAACATGTATTTGAAGTACGTGGTGTAGTGGAAAGCGATGGCAAAGGTGGTGTGCAGGTTAAACTGGATAGCAAGCTGGATGGTGGTAAGATCACTTTCACTTTAGATAGCAGTGGCCCTACTGCTGCGTCTGCCGCTTACACAGCTCCTATCCCTGTTCAGCAAACAGGTGTGGTGCGCGCCGCAGTTTTCCAGGATGGCAAACAATATGGCAATGAATTCTACCAGGCATTTGTATTACATAAAGCTGTAGGTAAAAATGTTACCCTGGCTAAGCCCCCTCACCAGAGCTATAACCCCGGCAGTGCTTTTGCATTGGTGAATGGCATTGAAGGTGTAAAAGCTTACAACGATAATCAATGGACCGGTTACAGTGGAGACAACCTGGAAGCTGTAGTGGACCTCGGAGATTCCACAGAGATCAAACAAGTAGGACTGAATACACTGAGCTTTAAAGATCAATGGATCTATCCTCCTAAACAGGTCACCTTCCTCGTATCTGCTGATGGGAAGAATTATAAAGAAGTCTATAAAGAAACTACTTTTGATGGCAACGGCATCATCAAACTGCGGCATGCTGTAACAGATGTGAAAGCACGTTACGTAAAGGTGATTGCCCTCAATGCAGGTAAGATCCCAACAGGTGCCCAGGGAGCAGGAAATCCTGCATGGTTATTTGTGGATGAGATCATCATCAACTAA
- a CDS encoding GH92 family glycosyl hydrolase, whose amino-acid sequence MKKWLVVLALGLVSAAQAQQVNYAEKVNPFIGTGGHGHTYPGPSLPFGMLQLSPDTRLKGWDGCSGYHYTDSIMYGFSHTHLSGTGIEDYCDILLMPVTGKPAWNNEQYASPFSHKNEKAYAGFYSVKLDKYDIQASLTATKRVGLHKYEFPASAKEGHVLLDLYHRDIVINSSLKVVNDSTVTGMRRSTSWAKDQVLFFAMKFSKPFKSHNVALMDTENGALKQAEGGNIKAYFTFDVKDPVYVKVAISGVSEEGAMKNLDAEMPGFDFNGTLAEAKSAWNKELSKIEIKGGTADQQTIFYSALYHACLNPNLYMDVDGQYRGTDQKIHKAEGFENYSVFSLWDTHRALHPLMTIINQQKTNDWINTFLVQYKYGGMLPVWELSANETFCMIGYHSVPVIVDAYQKGIRGYDAKYALEAMRSYAEGTQFGMQHYIRQGYLSMDTQPESVSRTLEYSYDDWCIAQMGKMLGQDEVYNRYMRRAQSYKNIFDASTGFMRGKIGGRWMSPFDPTEVNNFFTEANSWQYSFAVPHDVSGLVKLQGGTAKFTDKLNHLFTTEDKLSGRHQSDITGLIGQYAHGNEPSHHIAYLFNYVGQPWRTQELVHQVLTTLYHNAPDGLSGNEDCGQMSAWYVMSAMGIYPVTPGDGKYALGSPLFDEVKIHLENGKTFTIKAKDRSAKNFYVQSVKLDGAALPVSSIPHTAIMNGGVLEFNMGATANKAWASGNNVPVSSIKDDMIVPVPFALAESDRFNHSMKVSLKAVEPNTLIYYTLDGSTPTSKSTKYTQPFNISKSVTLKAIAFRNGQYSQLMQTPFFLIPTDKTIKVLSRINPQFTAGGPDALIDGIRGQEDFRLGAWQSHYPGNLEAIVDLKAPRNLKKLGLSVLQDLGVWIWYPTQVEFFASDDGKAFTSLGVVKNTFSDKEYGSFTQVLSLPVQTKARYVKVVALTHGVIPDWHPGKGEPCHIFADEIIIE is encoded by the coding sequence ATGAAAAAATGGTTGGTTGTACTAGCCCTTGGGCTAGTGTCTGCAGCGCAGGCTCAGCAGGTGAATTATGCAGAAAAGGTAAATCCCTTTATTGGCACAGGCGGTCACGGGCATACTTATCCCGGTCCCAGTCTGCCTTTTGGAATGCTGCAATTAAGTCCTGATACAAGGCTGAAAGGATGGGATGGATGCTCCGGTTATCATTATACGGACTCCATCATGTATGGTTTCTCTCACACACATTTAAGCGGCACCGGTATTGAAGATTATTGTGATATACTCCTGATGCCCGTTACAGGGAAACCTGCCTGGAACAACGAACAATATGCTTCTCCCTTCTCCCATAAAAATGAAAAGGCCTACGCAGGATTTTATAGCGTAAAGCTGGATAAATACGATATCCAGGCTTCTCTCACCGCTACAAAAAGAGTGGGCCTTCATAAATATGAATTCCCCGCATCCGCAAAAGAAGGTCATGTTCTGCTGGACCTCTATCACCGCGATATCGTGATCAATTCCAGCCTGAAAGTAGTGAACGATAGTACCGTGACCGGTATGCGCCGTTCTACCTCCTGGGCAAAGGACCAGGTGCTGTTCTTTGCCATGAAATTCTCCAAACCATTTAAATCACACAACGTGGCATTGATGGATACAGAGAATGGTGCCCTGAAACAGGCGGAAGGAGGTAATATCAAAGCATATTTCACTTTCGATGTAAAAGATCCCGTATATGTGAAAGTGGCGATCTCCGGTGTAAGTGAAGAAGGTGCCATGAAAAACCTCGATGCAGAAATGCCCGGGTTCGACTTTAATGGTACATTGGCAGAAGCAAAGAGTGCATGGAACAAGGAACTAAGCAAGATCGAAATAAAAGGCGGCACCGCTGACCAGCAAACCATCTTCTACAGTGCATTGTACCATGCCTGCCTGAATCCTAACCTCTATATGGACGTGGATGGCCAGTATCGCGGTACGGATCAGAAGATCCATAAAGCAGAAGGTTTTGAGAACTACAGTGTGTTCTCTTTATGGGATACGCACCGTGCTTTGCATCCTTTAATGACCATCATCAATCAACAGAAAACAAACGACTGGATCAATACCTTCCTCGTACAATATAAATATGGCGGCATGCTGCCGGTATGGGAACTCAGCGCAAATGAAACCTTCTGCATGATCGGTTATCATTCCGTTCCCGTGATCGTGGATGCTTATCAGAAAGGTATTCGCGGATACGATGCAAAGTATGCCCTGGAAGCCATGCGCAGCTATGCAGAAGGAACGCAGTTCGGTATGCAGCATTACATCCGGCAGGGTTACCTGAGTATGGATACACAACCGGAATCTGTTTCCCGCACACTGGAATATTCTTATGACGACTGGTGTATTGCGCAAATGGGTAAAATGCTGGGGCAGGATGAGGTGTACAACCGCTACATGCGCAGAGCACAATCCTACAAGAATATATTTGATGCTTCCACCGGCTTTATGCGGGGCAAAATAGGTGGCCGCTGGATGAGTCCCTTCGACCCTACAGAAGTAAACAACTTCTTTACAGAAGCCAACTCCTGGCAATACAGCTTTGCCGTACCACATGATGTAAGTGGTCTTGTAAAACTGCAGGGCGGCACTGCAAAGTTCACAGATAAATTAAATCACTTATTCACTACAGAAGATAAATTATCCGGCCGTCATCAATCTGATATCACAGGGTTGATCGGCCAATATGCACATGGCAATGAGCCAAGTCATCATATTGCTTACCTGTTCAATTATGTAGGCCAACCCTGGCGTACACAGGAACTGGTACACCAGGTACTGACAACCCTCTATCACAATGCACCGGATGGTTTGAGCGGAAACGAAGACTGTGGTCAGATGAGTGCCTGGTATGTAATGAGTGCTATGGGTATTTACCCGGTAACACCCGGCGACGGAAAATATGCACTCGGCAGTCCGCTGTTTGACGAGGTGAAGATCCACCTGGAAAATGGAAAGACCTTTACCATCAAAGCAAAAGACCGCAGTGCTAAGAATTTCTATGTACAATCCGTAAAACTGGACGGGGCTGCATTACCCGTTTCCAGCATTCCTCACACAGCCATCATGAATGGTGGCGTACTGGAATTCAACATGGGCGCTACAGCCAATAAAGCCTGGGCCAGTGGGAACAATGTTCCGGTAAGCAGTATAAAGGATGATATGATCGTACCGGTGCCATTTGCATTAGCGGAATCAGACAGGTTCAACCATTCGATGAAAGTTTCGCTGAAGGCCGTGGAACCGAATACCCTGATCTATTACACGCTGGATGGCTCCACTCCTACCAGCAAATCAACAAAATATACACAGCCCTTTAACATCAGCAAGTCTGTTACCCTGAAGGCCATTGCTTTCAGAAATGGCCAGTACAGCCAGTTGATGCAAACCCCTTTCTTCCTGATACCAACAGATAAAACCATCAAAGTACTCTCCAGGATCAACCCGCAATTCACAGCTGGCGGGCCTGATGCATTGATAGATGGCATCCGCGGACAGGAAGATTTCCGCCTGGGTGCATGGCAAAGCCATTATCCCGGCAACCTGGAGGCCATCGTAGATCTCAAAGCACCCCGCAACCTGAAAAAGCTGGGCTTAAGCGTATTGCAGGACCTGGGCGTATGGATCTGGTATCCCACGCAGGTAGAATTCTTCGCTTCTGATGATGGAAAAGCGTTCACTTCCCTGGGCGTAGTAAAAAACACTTTCTCAGACAAGGAATATGGTAGTTTCACCCAGGTGCTGAGCCTGCCGGTGCAAACCAAAGCCCGTTACGTGAAAGTTGTGGCCCTTACCCATGGTGTAATTCCTGATTGGCATCCCGGCAAAGGAGAACCCTGTCATATTTTTGCAGATGAAATCATAATAGAATAG